One part of the Algibacter sp. L1A34 genome encodes these proteins:
- a CDS encoding putative signal transducing protein, with the protein MTNSNYIKVFSGDFIVVQRIVSDLENENITAVIKDETESGRLAGFGSAIQGLQEIYVHKDELEKATSIIEGINLEIEP; encoded by the coding sequence ATGACAAATTCAAACTATATAAAAGTTTTCTCTGGAGACTTTATTGTTGTACAACGTATTGTTTCAGATTTAGAAAATGAGAACATTACAGCTGTAATAAAAGATGAAACAGAATCTGGAAGACTAGCTGGATTTGGCTCGGCTATACAAGGCCTTCAAGAAATTTATGTACATAAGGATGAGCTAGAAAAAGCGACGTCAATTATTGAAGGTATAAATTTAGAAATAGAGCCTTAA
- the pheT gene encoding phenylalanine--tRNA ligase subunit beta, producing the protein MKISYNWLKQFLKTDWTPEQTSELLTDLGLEVEGIEAYQSVKGGLEGVVVGEVLTCVKHPNADKLNITTVNIGLDGPVQIVCGAPNVAAGQKVPVATIGTTLYSEEGEAWTIKKGKIRGEESFGMICAEDELGLGKGHDGILVLDETLEVGTPAADIFEIENDQVFEIGLTPNRADAMSHFGTARDLKAGLIQKDINLELITPSVSAFHVENRTLKMDIDVHNKELAPRYCGVTISGIKVKESPAWLQHRLKAIGLSPINNIVDATNYVLHELGQPLHAFDAAKISGNKVEVKTLEAGTKFITLDGVERELHEDDLMICDAEKPMCIAGVFGGLNSGVSEHTTSIFLESAYFNPVSVRKTAKRHALNTDASFRFERGIDPNITEYALKRATLLIQELAGGEITSDIIDFYPKKIQDFEVRLSFDNAEKLIGEEIPKETIKRILSSLDIKINNVTETGLGLTVPAYRNDVQREADIIEEILRVYGYNNVKTTEKLNASISPTSRFEDYKIQNITGNQLASQGFFEILSNSLTTPNYAALSEQLKEEHNITMLNPLSNDLSVMRQSLLFSGLEAVSFNINRKRGDLKLFEFGKTYHGYQDKREEFKHLAVFSTGNQSQDNWISSSEKSDFFFMKGSIISLLERLGISRFSEAPTKNDLISEGISLGLGKTTLVDFGLVKNQVLKHFDISQDVIFADFNWDAILDVVKRNKITFKAITKYPEVKRDFALLLDDNVTFESIYKLAKQSEKQLLKSVNLFDVYQGKNLPTGKKSYAVSFTLQDENKTLTDKQIDKIMNKLKSSFERQLGAELR; encoded by the coding sequence ATGAAGATTTCATATAACTGGCTAAAGCAATTTTTAAAAACAGATTGGACTCCAGAACAAACCAGCGAATTACTTACCGATTTAGGACTTGAAGTTGAAGGCATTGAAGCCTATCAATCTGTAAAAGGCGGATTAGAAGGTGTTGTAGTTGGTGAGGTTTTAACTTGTGTAAAACACCCAAACGCCGATAAACTAAACATTACTACTGTAAATATTGGTTTAGATGGACCTGTACAAATTGTTTGTGGCGCTCCCAATGTTGCTGCCGGACAAAAAGTACCTGTTGCTACTATTGGAACCACTTTATACTCGGAAGAAGGAGAAGCTTGGACCATTAAAAAAGGTAAAATTAGAGGTGAAGAAAGTTTCGGGATGATTTGTGCTGAAGATGAACTTGGCTTAGGAAAAGGACACGACGGTATTTTAGTTTTAGATGAAACATTAGAAGTTGGTACGCCTGCAGCAGATATTTTCGAAATTGAAAACGATCAAGTTTTTGAAATTGGATTAACACCAAACCGTGCCGATGCCATGAGTCATTTTGGAACAGCCCGTGATTTAAAAGCTGGACTAATCCAAAAAGACATAAACTTAGAACTTATTACACCATCGGTAAGTGCCTTTCACGTTGAAAACCGCACCCTAAAAATGGATATCGATGTGCATAATAAGGAATTAGCACCACGCTACTGTGGCGTTACTATTTCTGGTATAAAAGTAAAAGAATCTCCAGCTTGGTTGCAACACCGCTTAAAAGCGATTGGACTAAGCCCAATAAATAATATTGTTGATGCTACTAATTATGTTTTACATGAATTAGGGCAACCACTACACGCTTTTGATGCAGCAAAAATATCGGGTAATAAAGTTGAAGTTAAAACCTTAGAAGCTGGAACAAAATTTATCACTTTAGATGGTGTAGAACGTGAATTACACGAAGATGACCTAATGATTTGTGATGCTGAAAAACCAATGTGTATTGCTGGTGTTTTTGGCGGATTAAACTCTGGAGTTTCAGAACATACTACAAGTATCTTTTTAGAAAGTGCTTATTTTAATCCAGTAAGTGTTCGTAAAACGGCAAAAAGACACGCTTTAAATACTGACGCTTCTTTTAGATTTGAACGTGGCATTGATCCAAACATTACGGAATATGCTTTAAAACGCGCAACTTTATTAATTCAGGAATTAGCTGGTGGGGAAATTACTAGTGATATTATTGATTTCTATCCAAAGAAAATTCAAGATTTCGAAGTTAGATTAAGTTTCGATAATGCTGAAAAATTAATTGGAGAGGAAATTCCGAAGGAAACTATAAAACGTATTTTATCTTCTTTAGATATAAAAATAAACAATGTTACAGAAACTGGGTTAGGTTTAACGGTGCCTGCATACCGAAACGATGTGCAGCGTGAAGCAGATATTATAGAAGAAATTTTGCGTGTTTACGGTTACAATAACGTAAAAACTACCGAAAAACTAAACGCTTCTATTTCTCCTACATCACGTTTTGAGGATTATAAAATTCAAAATATTACAGGAAATCAATTGGCTTCGCAAGGGTTTTTCGAAATACTATCAAACTCACTTACAACGCCAAATTACGCTGCTTTAAGTGAACAATTAAAAGAAGAACACAATATTACCATGCTAAACCCTTTAAGTAACGATTTGTCGGTTATGCGCCAATCGCTATTATTTTCAGGTTTAGAGGCTGTATCATTCAACATCAATAGAAAACGTGGTGATTTAAAATTATTCGAATTCGGAAAAACCTACCATGGTTACCAAGATAAGCGCGAAGAATTTAAACATCTAGCTGTATTTTCAACGGGAAATCAATCACAAGATAACTGGATTTCATCTAGCGAAAAAAGTGATTTCTTCTTTATGAAAGGGAGTATTATCTCTCTTTTAGAACGTTTAGGCATTTCTAGATTTAGCGAAGCGCCAACTAAAAACGATTTAATAAGTGAAGGAATAAGCCTAGGTTTAGGAAAAACTACTTTAGTGGATTTTGGATTAGTTAAAAATCAAGTTTTAAAGCATTTTGACATTAGCCAAGATGTTATTTTTGCAGACTTTAACTGGGATGCTATTTTAGATGTTGTTAAACGCAATAAAATTACTTTTAAAGCCATTACCAAATATCCTGAAGTAAAGCGTGATTTCGCTTTATTATTGGATGACAATGTAACCTTTGAGTCTATTTATAAATTGGCAAAACAAAGTGAAAAGCAATTACTAAAATCGGTTAACCTTTTTGATGTTTACCAAGGTAAAAACCTTCCAACAGGCAAAAAGAGTTACGCAGTGAGTTTTACTCTTCAAGATGAAAACAAAACGTTAACCGATAAACAAATTGATAAAATAATGAACAAATTGAAATCGAGTTTTGAAAGACAACTTGGTGCGGAATTAAGATAG
- a CDS encoding metalloprotease translates to MKLQFLFFFVFSSICFSGFSQNKIDLKAKFDIENKSIIIVQSITYHNTTEDTLKTIYLNDWSNSYSTKKTPLAIRIADEYKNDFHLAKNEDRGYSVVTSIKQNDAVLNFSRVKNQMDILEVKLVKALEPHTAYTIDLEYRVQVPNSKFTSYGITDFGDFNLRYWYITPAVYDGKWQYYSNKDLDDLYIPKADVTLEIEYPESYTITSELDVLETAQQNDIKTIKLGGEDRINTKLFLTKQSTFKAIKSDDFSLISNIKDDDLEIIDKILITEKVSDFLLKTFGAYPHERLLITEIDYAKDPVYGLNFLPNFIKPYPDNFQYELKLLKLILHNYLENTLLLNPRKEQWLIDGIQTYYTINYVDEYYPNMKFLGSLSNFWAIRPFHAADMKFNDKYTLAYMLMARTNRDQPLTMAKDSLLKFNKNIANKYKAGIGLKYLDEFVNGDVVENSIKSFLKTNKLKPTNTKAFEALLKSNTDKDIDWFFSEYISTRKKIDFKIKKVTKTEDSITLTIKNKRNNSMPVSLYALNNDSIISKTWLENISGIKTITLPRNGANKLALNYENSIPENNLRDNWKSLKGFFFNNKPLQFRLFQDIEDPHYNQVFFMPVVEFNNIYDGLTLGIRAYNKTVLRKLFNYSIEPQYAIKSKTFTGGASAYKTHYFENRNLYAINYGISGSYKSYAEDLFVSKIQPSISLSFREHSDLRSNKRGSLNLRYLDINRDQDLNNILTNSEPNYSVFNARYTKSNNNLIKYSSWYSDFQVAKNFSKLAFNYEYRRLFENNRQLNIRFFTGAFIKNNIPTNTNYFSFALDRPSDYLFDYSYLGRSEASGIFSQQYIEAEGGFKSKLDTPFANQWISTINTSTTLWNYVLLYGDIGLVKNKHRDAHFVYDSGVRINLVTDYFEIYLPLYSNLGWEIGQPHYDQKIRFKFTLDPQALLGLFRRRWF, encoded by the coding sequence TTGAAGTTACAATTTTTATTTTTTTTCGTGTTTTCTTCAATATGCTTTTCAGGTTTTAGTCAGAATAAAATTGACTTAAAAGCCAAGTTTGACATTGAGAATAAATCTATTATAATTGTACAATCTATTACATATCATAATACTACGGAAGATACATTAAAAACGATTTATCTAAACGACTGGAGCAACAGTTATTCTACAAAAAAAACACCTCTAGCAATACGAATTGCAGACGAATATAAAAATGATTTTCATTTAGCTAAAAATGAAGATCGCGGTTATTCCGTAGTAACTTCTATAAAACAAAATGATGCTGTTTTAAACTTTTCGCGCGTTAAAAACCAAATGGATATTTTAGAGGTTAAGCTTGTTAAGGCGCTCGAACCCCACACTGCTTACACTATTGATCTAGAATACCGTGTGCAAGTCCCTAACAGCAAATTTACAAGTTATGGAATTACAGATTTTGGTGATTTCAATCTACGCTATTGGTATATTACACCAGCAGTTTACGATGGTAAATGGCAATATTACAGTAATAAAGATTTAGATGATCTATATATACCTAAAGCCGACGTTACTTTAGAGATTGAATACCCAGAGAGTTATACAATAACTTCGGAATTAGATGTGTTAGAAACGGCGCAACAAAATGATATAAAAACCATAAAATTAGGAGGAGAAGATAGAATTAACACCAAACTATTTTTAACCAAGCAATCTACTTTCAAAGCTATTAAAAGTGACGATTTTTCTCTAATTTCAAATATAAAAGATGATGATTTAGAAATTATTGATAAGATTTTAATTACCGAAAAAGTTTCCGATTTCTTACTAAAAACCTTTGGTGCATATCCACATGAAAGACTATTAATTACTGAAATAGATTATGCCAAAGACCCCGTTTATGGACTTAATTTTTTACCAAATTTCATAAAACCTTATCCCGATAATTTTCAATACGAATTGAAATTATTAAAACTAATATTACATAATTATTTAGAAAATACACTATTACTAAACCCTAGAAAAGAGCAATGGTTAATAGATGGCATTCAAACTTATTATACTATAAATTACGTAGATGAGTATTATCCTAACATGAAATTCTTAGGTAGCCTGAGTAATTTTTGGGCCATTCGCCCTTTTCATGCAGCCGATATGAAGTTTAACGATAAATATACACTAGCTTACATGCTTATGGCTAGAACAAACAGAGATCAACCTTTAACTATGGCAAAGGATTCTCTTTTAAAATTTAATAAAAATATCGCCAATAAATATAAGGCAGGAATTGGACTTAAATATTTAGATGAGTTTGTAAATGGTGATGTAGTTGAAAATAGTATTAAATCGTTTTTAAAAACAAACAAGTTAAAACCAACCAATACTAAAGCTTTTGAAGCTCTTTTAAAATCAAACACAGATAAAGATATAGATTGGTTTTTTTCTGAATATATATCCACTCGAAAAAAAATAGATTTCAAAATAAAAAAAGTAACAAAAACAGAAGATTCTATTACGTTAACTATTAAAAACAAGAGAAATAACAGCATGCCTGTTTCTCTTTATGCTTTAAATAATGATAGTATTATTTCTAAAACTTGGTTAGAAAACATCTCGGGTATTAAAACCATTACTTTACCAAGAAATGGCGCTAATAAATTAGCTTTAAATTACGAAAATAGTATTCCGGAGAACAACTTAAGGGATAATTGGAAATCACTAAAAGGCTTCTTTTTTAATAACAAACCTTTACAATTTAGACTATTTCAAGATATTGAAGATCCGCATTACAATCAGGTATTTTTTATGCCTGTTGTAGAATTTAATAATATTTACGACGGGCTTACACTTGGAATAAGAGCCTACAACAAAACAGTTTTAAGAAAATTATTTAATTATAGTATAGAACCTCAATATGCCATTAAATCGAAAACTTTTACTGGTGGAGCTTCTGCGTATAAAACACATTATTTTGAAAACAGAAACTTGTATGCTATAAACTACGGTATATCCGGAAGTTACAAATCTTATGCAGAAGATTTATTTGTGAGTAAAATTCAACCATCTATTTCATTGAGTTTTAGAGAACACTCCGATTTAAGATCTAATAAACGGGGATCCCTTAATTTAAGATATTTGGATATTAATAGAGACCAAGACCTTAATAATATATTAACGAACTCAGAACCAAATTACTCTGTTTTTAATGCACGTTATACCAAATCGAACAACAATCTTATAAAATATAGCAGTTGGTATTCCGATTTTCAAGTTGCTAAAAACTTTAGTAAGCTTGCTTTTAATTATGAATACAGAAGATTATTTGAAAACAATAGACAGTTAAATATTCGTTTTTTTACTGGTGCTTTTATTAAAAATAATATACCTACCAATACTAACTATTTTAGTTTTGCTCTAGACCGACCGTCAGATTATTTATTCGACTATTCTTATTTAGGGCGTTCGGAAGCATCAGGTATATTCAGTCAACAATACATAGAAGCCGAAGGAGGCTTTAAATCTAAACTAGATACTCCGTTTGCAAACCAATGGATTTCTACCATAAACACAAGTACAACGCTTTGGAATTACGTTTTACTATATGGTGATATTGGTTTAGTTAAAAACAAACACCGCGATGCACATTTTGTATACGATTCGGGTGTTCGAATTAATTTAGTTACCGACTATTTCGAAATTTACCTTCCACTTTACTCCAATCTTGGATGGGAAATTGGTCAACCCCATTACGACCAAAAAATCAGGTTTAAATTCACTTTAGACCCACAAGCTCTTCTTGGCTTATTTAGACGTCGTTGGTTTTAA
- a CDS encoding thiamine pyrophosphate-dependent enzyme has product MQTIPDVTNNLSFEDFKTEVLNDYKIAVVSRECSLLGRREVLTGKAKFGIFGDGKEVPQLAMAKAFLKGDWRSGYYRDQTFMMAIGALTNEQFFAGLYANTNLELEPMSAGRQMGGHFVTHSLNDNGSWKNLTEQYNSSADISPTSGQMPRLLGLAQASKIFRNVKDINTNNFSVKGNEVAWGTIGNASTSEGLFFETINAAGVLQVPMVISVWDDEYGISVHAKHQTTKENISEILKGFQRNKDEKGYEILRVKGWDYPNLMETYQEAAKIAREEHVPVLIHVTELTQPQGHSTSGSHERYKNAERLEWENNHDCNAKMREWIIESGIATNEALVEIERTAKRNVRDAKKNAWNTFLRPIKKEQLEIINILKQVASKSANRVFISKLASDLEGITEPTRKDILSTARKTLRLTLGETNTEKTTLANWINSNINKTQHNFSSHLYSETQRANIRIKEIKPTYPDEAELVDGRIIIRDNFDYILSNHPEVLVFGEDTGKIGDVNQGLEGLQEKYGELRVADTGIREATIIGQGIGMSLRGLRPIAEIQYLDYILYALQIISDDLATLHYRTKGKQKAPLIIRTRGHRLEGIWHSGSPMGGILNLVKGVHLLVPRNMTKAAGFYNTLLNGDDPAIVVECLNGYRLKEKMPNNLSAIKTPIGVVETVKEGTDITLISYGSTLRIVQQTAKDLMALGINVEIIDVQSLIPFDLNHDIVKSIAKTNRVMIIDEDVPGGASAYILDEILIKQNAFQYLDSAPKTLTAKAHRPAYGNDGDYFSKPSAEDIFEAIYDVMHESNPANFPKLR; this is encoded by the coding sequence ATGCAGACAATTCCAGACGTTACCAACAACCTCTCTTTCGAAGATTTTAAAACAGAAGTTTTAAACGACTACAAAATTGCTGTGGTGAGTCGAGAATGTAGTTTATTAGGTCGCCGAGAAGTTTTAACAGGAAAGGCCAAATTTGGAATTTTTGGAGATGGAAAAGAAGTTCCACAATTAGCCATGGCAAAAGCCTTTTTAAAAGGTGATTGGAGATCAGGATATTATCGCGATCAAACTTTTATGATGGCTATTGGTGCGTTAACCAACGAACAGTTTTTTGCAGGTTTATACGCCAACACTAATTTAGAATTGGAACCTATGTCTGCCGGACGCCAAATGGGTGGTCATTTTGTTACTCACAGTTTAAATGACAATGGGAGTTGGAAAAACCTAACAGAACAGTATAATTCTAGTGCAGATATTTCTCCTACCTCAGGGCAAATGCCTCGTTTATTAGGATTAGCTCAGGCTTCTAAAATATTCCGAAATGTAAAAGATATTAACACCAATAATTTTTCGGTTAAAGGAAATGAAGTTGCTTGGGGTACTATTGGTAACGCAAGTACAAGTGAGGGATTATTTTTTGAAACCATAAATGCAGCAGGTGTATTACAAGTACCTATGGTTATTAGCGTTTGGGATGATGAATACGGAATTTCCGTACATGCCAAACACCAAACCACTAAAGAAAATATTTCTGAAATTTTAAAAGGGTTTCAACGTAATAAAGATGAAAAAGGATACGAAATCCTTAGAGTAAAAGGTTGGGATTATCCTAATTTAATGGAAACCTACCAAGAGGCAGCTAAGATTGCTAGAGAAGAACATGTACCTGTTTTAATTCACGTTACCGAATTAACGCAACCACAAGGTCATTCTACTTCAGGATCGCATGAGCGCTATAAAAATGCAGAACGTTTAGAATGGGAAAACAACCACGATTGTAATGCCAAAATGCGTGAATGGATTATTGAAAGCGGTATTGCAACCAACGAAGCTTTAGTAGAAATAGAACGTACAGCAAAAAGAAATGTACGTGATGCCAAAAAGAATGCTTGGAATACTTTTTTAAGACCAATAAAAAAAGAACAACTTGAGATAATTAATATTTTAAAGCAAGTGGCATCAAAAAGTGCCAACCGTGTTTTTATCTCAAAATTAGCTAGCGATTTAGAAGGTATAACCGAGCCAACTAGAAAAGATATTTTATCCACGGCTAGAAAAACACTTCGCCTAACACTTGGTGAAACTAATACTGAAAAAACGACTCTTGCCAATTGGATAAATTCCAATATAAACAAAACACAACACAACTTTAGTTCGCATTTATATTCGGAAACGCAACGTGCAAACATAAGAATAAAAGAAATTAAGCCAACTTATCCAGACGAAGCAGAATTAGTAGATGGCCGTATTATTATTCGTGATAATTTCGATTATATTCTAAGCAATCACCCAGAAGTTTTAGTTTTTGGTGAAGACACAGGAAAGATTGGAGATGTAAACCAAGGTTTAGAAGGCTTACAAGAAAAGTATGGTGAATTACGAGTTGCCGATACAGGAATTCGTGAAGCAACAATTATTGGTCAAGGTATCGGCATGTCATTACGTGGCTTACGCCCTATTGCAGAAATTCAGTATTTAGATTATATTTTATACGCACTTCAAATTATTAGTGACGATTTAGCTACTCTGCATTACCGTACCAAAGGAAAGCAAAAAGCACCGTTAATTATACGAACTCGAGGACACAGACTTGAAGGTATCTGGCATTCGGGATCACCGATGGGTGGTATTTTAAACCTAGTTAAAGGTGTGCACTTATTGGTACCACGAAACATGACTAAAGCCGCCGGTTTTTATAACACATTATTAAATGGAGATGATCCTGCAATTGTTGTAGAATGTTTAAATGGATACCGTTTAAAAGAAAAAATGCCAAACAATTTAAGTGCTATTAAAACACCTATTGGAGTTGTTGAAACTGTTAAAGAAGGTACAGATATTACTTTAATATCTTATGGTTCTACTCTAAGAATAGTTCAGCAAACAGCGAAAGACCTTATGGCTCTTGGTATTAACGTAGAAATTATTGATGTACAATCATTAATTCCATTCGATTTAAACCATGATATTGTAAAAAGTATAGCAAAAACTAATCGCGTCATGATTATAGATGAAGATGTTCCAGGTGGTGCATCTGCATATATTTTAGACGAAATTTTAATCAAGCAAAATGCTTTTCAATATTTAGATAGTGCACCAAAAACATTAACTGCAAAAGCCCATAGACCAGCTTACGGAAATGATGGTGATTATTTTTCAAAACCTTCAGCTGAAGATATTTTTGAAGCTATTTATGATGTTATGCATGAAAGTAATCCTGCAAATTTCCCTAAATTGAGATAA